One window of the Archangium primigenium genome contains the following:
- the ruvB gene encoding Holliday junction branch migration DNA helicase RuvB yields MAKRKTDDALSGEALNDEGRVEASLRPRSFDEYVGQSAVVDKLRVYVQAARSRGEALDHCLFSGPPGLGKTSLAYLMATELGVGIHVTSGPALERKGDLAGLLTNLNERDILFIDEVHRLNAAIEEYLYPAMEDFRLDITIDTGPAARAMKIDLPPFTLIGATTRTGLLTSPLRDRFQIQERLEYYEPKHLEMILNRSARILGVKLDKEGAREISTRSRGTPRIANRLLRRLRDFAQVEGDGTITRELSAQALTRLGVDASGLDAMDRKILLAILEKFGGGPVGVETIAASVGEQRDTIEDVYEPYLLQEGFLQRTPRGRTATHRAYTYFNKKAPESAQGSLW; encoded by the coding sequence ATGGCGAAGCGGAAGACGGACGACGCGCTCTCGGGAGAGGCGCTCAACGACGAGGGCCGGGTCGAGGCCTCGCTCCGCCCACGCTCCTTCGACGAGTACGTGGGGCAGAGCGCCGTGGTGGACAAGCTGCGGGTGTACGTCCAGGCGGCGCGCAGCCGCGGGGAGGCGCTCGACCACTGCCTCTTCTCCGGGCCCCCGGGTCTGGGCAAGACGTCGCTCGCCTACCTCATGGCGACGGAGCTCGGCGTGGGCATCCACGTGACGAGCGGTCCCGCGCTCGAGCGCAAGGGGGACCTGGCCGGGCTGCTCACCAACCTCAACGAGCGCGACATCCTCTTCATCGACGAGGTGCACCGGCTCAACGCCGCCATCGAGGAGTACCTTTATCCGGCGATGGAGGACTTCCGGCTGGACATCACCATCGACACGGGCCCCGCCGCCCGGGCGATGAAGATCGATCTGCCGCCCTTCACCCTCATCGGCGCCACCACGCGCACGGGCCTGCTCACCTCGCCCCTGCGCGACCGCTTCCAGATCCAGGAGCGGCTCGAGTACTACGAGCCCAAGCACCTGGAGATGATCCTCAACCGCTCGGCGCGCATCCTCGGCGTGAAGCTGGACAAGGAAGGCGCGCGGGAGATCTCCACCCGCTCGCGCGGCACGCCCCGTATCGCCAACCGGCTCCTGCGCCGCCTGCGTGACTTCGCCCAGGTGGAGGGGGATGGCACCATCACCCGGGAGCTGTCCGCCCAGGCGCTCACCCGGCTGGGCGTGGATGCCTCGGGCCTGGACGCCATGGACCGGAAGATCCTCCTGGCCATCCTGGAGAAGTTCGGGGGGGGCCCGGTGGGCGTGGAGACGATCGCCGCGAGCGTGGGCGAGCAGCGCGATACCATCGAGGACGTGTACGAGCCCTATCTGCTGCAAGAAGGCTTCCTCCAGCGCACGCCGCGCGGCCGCACGGCCACGCATCGCGCGTACACCTACTTCAACAAGAAGGCGCCCGAATCGGCGCAGGGGTCCCTCTGGTGA
- a CDS encoding DUF7660 family protein produces the protein MRPVDPRDVQSREDLARFVRGLAQALEQHPEAWENATLPRFLEAMSAWIEDMDGYYQNQGAAVPTRPEWRTFAEILSAARVYE, from the coding sequence ATGCGCCCTGTCGATCCCCGCGACGTTCAGAGCCGAGAAGACCTCGCCCGCTTCGTGCGCGGCCTCGCCCAGGCGCTCGAGCAGCACCCCGAGGCGTGGGAGAACGCGACGCTTCCCCGCTTCCTGGAGGCGATGAGCGCCTGGATCGAGGACATGGACGGCTATTACCAGAACCAGGGGGCAGCCGTTCCCACTCGGCCCGAGTGGCGGACGTTCGCGGAGATCCTCTCGGCGGCGCGGGTCTACGAGTAA
- a CDS encoding TraR/DksA family transcriptional regulator — MTTGSPEGPSPQWKDIHQSVLASLDALHSATNWLATAATAGIEPIFERVLQHVCEPLGVTPEAYIEVITQDAGMRRDVQKRLSRLMENPKLQALRRDAQRREAEHQLHVLHYMLSGKKPPDWVWSAIDDEQREQLQEAAESGEERNDALLPRVHAALTKLDTTPAAYGRCEDCKAAIPLERLQLVPWAECCAACQRKREGVPDDQPEPEVRVTHF, encoded by the coding sequence ATGACGACCGGATCTCCAGAAGGCCCTTCGCCGCAGTGGAAGGACATCCACCAGTCCGTCCTGGCGTCGCTTGACGCGCTGCATTCCGCCACGAACTGGCTCGCCACCGCCGCCACGGCGGGCATCGAGCCCATCTTCGAGCGCGTCCTGCAGCACGTGTGCGAGCCCCTCGGCGTCACCCCCGAGGCGTACATCGAGGTCATCACCCAGGACGCGGGCATGCGGCGCGACGTGCAGAAGCGCCTGTCGCGACTGATGGAGAACCCGAAGCTGCAGGCACTGCGCCGCGACGCCCAGCGCCGCGAGGCCGAGCACCAGCTGCACGTGCTGCACTACATGCTCTCCGGGAAGAAGCCGCCGGACTGGGTGTGGTCGGCCATCGACGACGAGCAGCGCGAGCAGCTCCAGGAGGCGGCCGAGTCCGGCGAGGAGCGCAACGACGCGCTGCTGCCGCGCGTGCACGCCGCCCTCACCAAGCTCGACACGACGCCCGCCGCCTACGGGCGGTGCGAGGACTGCAAGGCCGCCATCCCCCTGGAGCGCCTGCAGCTCGTGCCGTGGGCGGAGTGCTGCGCGGCGTGCCAGCGCAAGCGCGAGGGCGTGCCGGACGATCAGCCCGAGCCCGAGGTGCGCGTCACGCACTTCTGA
- the ruvA gene encoding Holliday junction branch migration protein RuvA, with protein MISSLRGTVQEKSLEEATLDVGGVGYRVFFSTLTLGRLPAEGESVQVRIRTVVREDAFELFGFLTRTEEELFLMLNSVSHVGPRLALAVLSGMEVPELVAALGRGEVARLTKIHGVGKKTAERLVLELKEKVKTLHLEQVATQMKPEAPASKNLADLISALVNLGYKAPQAEKAAASASERLGEEAAFQALFREALKMLRATP; from the coding sequence ATGATTTCCTCACTGCGTGGCACCGTCCAGGAGAAGAGCCTCGAGGAGGCCACGCTCGACGTGGGCGGCGTGGGCTACCGCGTCTTCTTCTCCACCCTGACGCTCGGGCGCCTGCCCGCCGAGGGCGAGTCCGTGCAGGTGCGCATCCGCACCGTGGTGCGCGAGGACGCCTTCGAGCTGTTCGGCTTCCTCACCCGCACCGAGGAGGAGCTCTTCCTGATGCTCAACTCCGTGTCCCACGTGGGCCCGCGGCTGGCGCTGGCGGTGCTCTCCGGCATGGAGGTGCCCGAGCTGGTGGCGGCCCTGGGCCGGGGCGAGGTGGCGCGCCTCACCAAGATTCACGGCGTGGGCAAGAAGACCGCCGAGCGGCTGGTGCTGGAGCTCAAGGAGAAGGTGAAGACGCTGCACCTGGAGCAGGTGGCCACGCAGATGAAGCCGGAGGCGCCGGCCTCGAAGAACCTGGCCGACCTCATCTCCGCGCTCGTCAACCTGGGCTACAAGGCCCCCCAGGCGGAGAAGGCGGCGGCGTCCGCCAGCGAGCGCCTGGGCGAGGAGGCCGCCTTCCAGGCGCTCTTCCGCGAGGCGCTCAAGATGCTGCGCGCCACGCCCTGA
- the ruvC gene encoding crossover junction endodeoxyribonuclease RuvC → MRVLGIDPGSRFMGYGVVEDQRGKLVHVGHGLIRVDAEAALEWRLKELHEALLDALKRYRPDAVAVEGVFTFRNARSALVLGHARGVALLAAAQVGLTVYEYAPTKVKRSVGAGGSADKDAVARMVRTFLELEELERADVSDALAVALCHLNHGRAAVPAGGRSVKARSKTARSRLADKLTPSYRRPEAG, encoded by the coding sequence TTGCGCGTCCTCGGTATCGATCCTGGCAGTCGCTTCATGGGCTATGGCGTGGTGGAGGATCAGCGCGGCAAGCTCGTGCACGTGGGCCACGGCCTCATCCGGGTGGACGCCGAGGCGGCGCTGGAGTGGCGGCTCAAGGAGCTGCATGAAGCGCTCCTCGACGCGCTCAAGCGCTACCGGCCGGACGCGGTGGCGGTGGAAGGCGTGTTCACCTTCCGCAATGCCCGCAGCGCCCTGGTGCTCGGCCATGCCCGGGGCGTGGCGCTGCTGGCGGCGGCCCAGGTGGGGCTCACCGTGTACGAGTACGCCCCCACCAAGGTGAAGCGCTCGGTGGGCGCGGGCGGCTCGGCGGACAAGGACGCGGTGGCGCGCATGGTGCGCACCTTCCTGGAGCTGGAGGAGCTGGAGCGCGCGGACGTGAGCGACGCGCTCGCGGTGGCGCTCTGCCACCTCAACCATGGCCGGGCCGCGGTGCCCGCTGGGGGCCGGAGCGTGAAGGCCCGGAGCAAGACGGCGCGCTCGCGGCTCGCGGACAAGCTCACGCCGTCATACCGGCGGCCGGAGGCGGGATGA
- a CDS encoding YebC/PmpR family DNA-binding transcriptional regulator, with amino-acid sequence MSGHNRWSKLKRANAIMGKTKGKLYSKLIKEMTVAARLGGGSPEGNARLRVAIAAAREANMPNDNIQRAIKKGTGELEGESYEEIVYEGYGPGGVALLVECLTDNRNRSAADVRSMLGKEGGNMGAEGSVNWMFHKKGVITVKPGPSEDQVMAAALDAGAEDVIDQGADGFEVRSAPVDLHTVASALEAAGLTLGEQKWTYLPQNTVRLEGDNARKMLKLMELLEDNDDVQNVYANFEIDDALLESLSG; translated from the coding sequence ATGTCCGGTCATAACCGTTGGTCCAAGCTCAAGCGGGCCAACGCCATCATGGGCAAGACCAAGGGCAAGCTGTACTCCAAGCTCATCAAGGAGATGACGGTCGCGGCCCGCCTGGGCGGCGGCAGTCCGGAGGGCAATGCCCGGCTGCGCGTGGCCATCGCCGCGGCGCGCGAGGCCAACATGCCCAACGACAACATCCAGCGCGCCATCAAGAAGGGCACCGGCGAGCTGGAGGGCGAGAGCTACGAGGAGATCGTCTACGAGGGCTACGGCCCCGGCGGCGTGGCGCTGCTCGTGGAGTGCCTCACCGACAACCGCAACCGCTCCGCCGCCGACGTGCGCTCCATGCTGGGCAAGGAGGGCGGCAACATGGGCGCGGAGGGCTCGGTGAACTGGATGTTCCACAAGAAGGGCGTCATCACCGTGAAGCCGGGCCCCTCCGAGGACCAGGTGATGGCGGCGGCCCTGGACGCGGGGGCCGAGGACGTCATCGACCAGGGGGCGGACGGCTTCGAGGTGCGCTCGGCGCCGGTGGATCTGCACACGGTGGCCTCGGCCCTGGAGGCCGCGGGGCTCACGCTCGGCGAGCAGAAGTGGACCTACCTCCCCCAGAACACGGTGCGCCTGGAGGGCGACAACGCCCGGAAGATGCTCAAGCTCATGGAGCTGCTCGAGGACAACGACGACGTGCAGAACGTCTACGCCAACTTCGAGATCGACGACGCCCTCCTGGAGTCGCTCTCCGGGTGA
- a CDS encoding response regulator has product MVSSTTLATVLEPAPSCASADVSPRRRSCRTRPRVLLVEARPEQRDVLAQALVGAGFEVLAAAAIEPVLEALGPGGALPHLLFVPAESAEGGMDGLALCERLRAEPRTEHLPVYLLAAQDSPTLRERADAVRADDVLVQPLPPRVVVSLARLKAGRGAFASAYEAHTVRLPLAEAVHALLHGVREGRVELRDNAGWLTFRQGHVVDASFEGERGMVAIRRLLFFGSGAYAVAFGEELAPGKLLLNARIYDSLLLAAAERFQALCALGIPLSARLTVDFKRLADVVRSLPEDVGQVIRLCDGHRTVYTALLECGLSEVTTLEVLTCLYAQGVLVPATFIAERERVPQQVPRFFEPVLDAADEEADDEAPFEDTFAATGS; this is encoded by the coding sequence ATGGTCTCCAGCACGACCCTCGCCACCGTCCTCGAGCCGGCTCCGTCGTGTGCCTCCGCGGACGTGAGTCCCCGGCGGCGCTCGTGCCGGACGCGTCCGCGGGTGTTGCTCGTCGAGGCCCGGCCCGAGCAGCGGGACGTGCTCGCCCAGGCGCTGGTGGGCGCGGGCTTCGAGGTGCTGGCCGCCGCGGCGATCGAGCCCGTGCTGGAGGCGCTGGGTCCGGGCGGCGCGCTGCCGCACCTGCTCTTCGTCCCCGCCGAGTCCGCCGAGGGAGGCATGGACGGCCTGGCCCTGTGCGAGCGGCTGCGCGCCGAGCCCCGGACGGAGCACCTGCCGGTGTACCTGCTGGCGGCCCAGGACTCGCCGACCCTGCGCGAGCGCGCGGACGCGGTGCGCGCGGACGACGTGCTGGTGCAGCCCCTGCCGCCGCGCGTCGTGGTGTCGCTGGCGCGGCTCAAGGCGGGCCGGGGCGCGTTCGCCTCCGCCTACGAGGCCCACACGGTGCGCCTGCCGCTGGCCGAGGCCGTCCATGCGCTGCTGCATGGGGTGCGCGAGGGCCGGGTGGAGCTGCGCGACAACGCGGGCTGGCTCACCTTCCGCCAGGGCCACGTGGTGGACGCGTCCTTCGAGGGCGAGCGCGGCATGGTCGCCATCCGCCGCCTGCTCTTCTTCGGCTCGGGGGCCTACGCGGTGGCCTTCGGCGAGGAGCTCGCGCCGGGCAAGCTGCTGCTCAACGCGCGCATCTACGACTCGCTGCTCCTGGCCGCCGCCGAGCGCTTCCAGGCGCTGTGCGCGCTGGGCATCCCCCTGTCCGCCCGGCTGACGGTGGACTTCAAGCGGCTGGCGGACGTGGTGCGCTCGCTGCCGGAGGACGTGGGCCAGGTCATCCGCCTGTGTGACGGGCACCGCACCGTGTACACGGCGCTCCTGGAGTGCGGCCTGTCCGAGGTCACCACCCTGGAGGTGCTCACGTGCCTGTATGCCCAGGGGGTGCTGGTGCCGGCCACGTTCATCGCCGAGCGCGAGCGCGTGCCCCAGCAGGTGCCGCGCTTCTTCGAGCCGGTGCTCGATGCGGCGGACGAAGAGGCGGACGACGAGGCCCCCTTCGAGGACACCTTCGCGGCCACGGGCAGCTAG
- the rtcA gene encoding RNA 3'-terminal phosphate cyclase: MIRIDGSKGEGGGQVLRTSLALSLVTGAPFQMENIRAGRAKPGLLRQHLTSVKAAAEVGGAEVEGAELGSRALTFRPRAVKPGDYHFAVGTAGSATLVLQTVLPALLSAGAPSSLVLEGGTHNPAAPPFDFLAQAYLPLVRRMGPSVEATLERPGFFPAGGGKFRVDVRPAPLQPLHLLERGKVVRRMATALIAQVPFEVAQRELTTVGRVLGWAAEERRVEEVKRPIGPGNALALAVESEHVTEVFTAFGERGVRAEAVAEAVVEEARAYLEAEVPVGQHLADQLLLLLALAGGGAFRTLPLEGHALTQIETFRHFIDVPVTVREVSPRVREVVVGRG; this comes from the coding sequence ATGATTCGCATCGATGGATCGAAGGGCGAGGGCGGCGGGCAGGTGCTGCGCACGTCGTTGGCGCTGTCGCTGGTGACGGGCGCGCCGTTCCAGATGGAGAACATCCGCGCGGGGCGCGCCAAGCCGGGGCTGCTGCGCCAGCACCTCACGTCGGTGAAGGCGGCGGCCGAGGTGGGCGGCGCGGAGGTGGAGGGCGCCGAGCTGGGTTCGCGGGCGCTGACGTTCCGGCCCCGAGCCGTGAAACCGGGGGACTACCACTTCGCGGTGGGCACGGCGGGCAGCGCCACGCTGGTGCTGCAGACGGTGCTGCCGGCGCTCCTGAGCGCGGGCGCGCCGTCCTCGCTGGTGCTGGAGGGCGGGACGCACAACCCGGCGGCGCCGCCGTTCGACTTCCTCGCCCAGGCGTACCTGCCGCTCGTGCGCCGGATGGGGCCCTCGGTGGAGGCCACGCTGGAGCGGCCGGGCTTCTTCCCCGCGGGAGGCGGGAAGTTCCGGGTGGACGTGCGGCCCGCGCCCCTCCAGCCGCTGCACTTGCTGGAGCGGGGCAAGGTGGTGCGGCGCATGGCCACGGCGCTCATCGCCCAGGTGCCCTTCGAGGTGGCGCAGCGCGAGCTGACCACGGTGGGGCGGGTGCTCGGGTGGGCGGCGGAGGAGCGGCGGGTGGAGGAGGTGAAGCGGCCCATTGGCCCCGGCAACGCGCTGGCCCTGGCGGTGGAGAGCGAGCACGTCACCGAGGTGTTCACGGCGTTTGGCGAGCGGGGCGTGCGGGCGGAGGCGGTCGCCGAGGCAGTGGTGGAGGAGGCGCGGGCCTACCTGGAGGCCGAGGTTCCCGTGGGACAGCACCTGGCGGATCAGCTCCTGCTCTTGCTCGCGCTGGCGGGAGGCGGCGCGTTCCGGACGCTGCCGCTGGAGGGGCACGCGCTCACGCAGATCGAGACGTTCCGGCACTTCATCGACGTCCCGGTGACGGTCCGGGAGGTCTCGCCCCGGGTGCGGGAAGTGGTGGTGGGCCGGGGATGA
- a CDS encoding RtcB family protein, whose protein sequence is MQTTTTTTPRDYEVLTNETGGVPIKSWTVGVPFEDEAKKQLRAMAGLPFVHKWVAAMPDVHRGFGATVGSVVATSGAVIPAAVGVDIGCGMIAVRTTLRAEQLPDSLAGVRSAIERAVPHGRTDNGGRNDRGAWREAPRAHQEAWAQLKPRYDAILEKHPRLGRGPDLGHLGTLGTGNHFIELCLDEAGQVWLMLHSGSRGVGNRIGSHFIELAKEEMSRFFIHLPEKDLAYLPEGSTHFHDYLRAVSWAQDYAATNRELMMRSAVEALQASGELPAFSLTDAAVNCHHNYVAREHHYGKDVLVTRKGAVRARRDDLGIIPGSMGARSYIVRGKGNPESFHSCSHGAGRVMSREAAKRHFSLEDHARATEGIECRKDADVIDETPGAYKSIDAVMAAQAGLVDIVHTLRQVVCVKG, encoded by the coding sequence ATGCAGACGACGACGACGACGACCCCGCGCGATTACGAAGTCCTGACGAACGAGACCGGCGGCGTGCCCATCAAGTCGTGGACGGTGGGGGTGCCGTTCGAGGACGAGGCCAAGAAGCAGCTCCGGGCGATGGCGGGCCTGCCCTTCGTGCACAAGTGGGTGGCGGCGATGCCGGACGTGCACCGGGGCTTCGGGGCCACGGTGGGCAGCGTGGTGGCGACCTCGGGCGCGGTGATTCCCGCCGCGGTGGGCGTGGACATCGGCTGCGGGATGATCGCGGTGCGCACCACGCTGCGCGCCGAGCAGCTGCCGGACTCGCTCGCCGGGGTGCGCTCGGCCATCGAGCGCGCGGTGCCGCACGGCCGCACGGACAACGGGGGCCGCAATGACCGGGGTGCCTGGCGCGAGGCGCCTCGGGCCCACCAGGAGGCCTGGGCCCAGCTCAAGCCCCGCTACGACGCCATCCTGGAGAAGCACCCCCGCCTGGGCCGCGGCCCGGACCTGGGTCACCTGGGAACGCTCGGCACCGGCAACCACTTCATCGAGCTGTGCCTGGATGAGGCCGGCCAGGTGTGGCTGATGCTGCACAGCGGCTCGCGCGGGGTGGGCAACCGCATCGGCAGCCACTTCATCGAGCTGGCCAAGGAGGAGATGAGCCGCTTCTTCATCCACCTGCCGGAGAAGGACCTCGCGTACCTGCCCGAGGGCTCCACGCACTTCCACGACTACCTGCGCGCGGTGAGCTGGGCGCAGGACTACGCGGCCACCAACCGCGAGCTGATGATGCGCTCGGCGGTGGAGGCGCTCCAGGCGAGCGGTGAGCTGCCGGCGTTCTCGCTCACCGACGCGGCGGTGAACTGCCACCACAACTACGTGGCGCGCGAGCACCACTACGGCAAGGACGTGCTGGTGACGCGCAAGGGCGCGGTGCGGGCGCGCCGGGACGACCTGGGCATCATCCCCGGCAGCATGGGGGCGCGCTCCTACATCGTCCGGGGAAAGGGAAACCCCGAGTCCTTCCACTCGTGCAGCCACGGCGCCGGCCGGGTGATGTCGCGCGAGGCCGCCAAGCGGCACTTCTCCCTGGAGGACCACGCCCGGGCGACGGAGGGGATCGAGTGCCGCAAGGACGCGGACGTCATCGACGAGACGCCCGGGGCCTACAAGTCCATCGACGCGGTGATGGCGGCGCAGGCGGGGCTGGTCGACATCGTCCACACCCTGCGCCAGGTGGTGTGCGTGAAGGGCTGA
- the rtcR gene encoding RNA repair transcriptional activator RtcR, which translates to MAKKRARETVVLGMLGTTLDTGKGPRRWDRWRPTVGLCQQEDLVVHRLELLHPPAQAELARQVKEDIALVSPETLVRPTAVAIRDPWNLEEVYGALLDYAKAYPFQPEQEDYLVHITTGTHITQISLFLLVESRHIPARLVQTSPSAGGRDMGGGGTHALIDLDLSRYDTLAGRFQQEQREGLSFLKAGIDTRNAAFNRLIERIEEVATRSRAPLLLMGPTGAGKSQLAKRIYQLKKTRRHVSGPLVDVNCATLRGDGAMSALFGHVKGAFTGAAADRPGLLRQAHGGLLFLDEIGELGADEQAMLLRALEDKRFLPVGADKEVESDFQLLAGTNRDLLAEVERGRFREDLLARINLWTFRLPPLRERPEDILPNLLYELDQASQALDTRVTMNKEAQEHFLRFATSAAAKWSGNFRDLNAAVLRMATLAPGGRITREGVDEECERLRANWSSDAGPARAGADVVAEVLGAERAEALDRFDRAQLAEVLAVCREARSLSDAGRLLFAQSRAQKKSVNDADRLRKYLARFDLSWADLLAS; encoded by the coding sequence ATGGCGAAGAAACGGGCACGCGAGACGGTGGTACTGGGGATGCTGGGGACCACGCTCGACACGGGCAAGGGTCCCCGGCGCTGGGACCGGTGGCGGCCCACGGTGGGGCTGTGCCAGCAGGAGGACCTGGTGGTCCACCGCCTGGAGCTGCTCCACCCTCCGGCCCAGGCGGAGCTGGCCCGGCAGGTGAAAGAGGACATCGCCCTGGTGTCCCCGGAGACGCTGGTGCGGCCCACCGCGGTGGCCATCCGCGACCCGTGGAACCTGGAGGAGGTGTACGGCGCGCTGCTCGACTACGCCAAGGCCTACCCCTTCCAGCCCGAGCAGGAGGACTACCTCGTCCACATCACCACGGGCACGCACATCACCCAGATTTCCCTCTTCCTCCTGGTGGAGAGCCGCCACATCCCCGCCCGGCTCGTGCAGACGTCGCCCTCGGCGGGAGGCCGGGACATGGGGGGCGGTGGCACCCACGCCCTCATCGATCTGGATCTGTCGCGCTACGACACCCTGGCGGGCCGCTTCCAGCAGGAGCAGCGCGAGGGCCTGTCCTTCCTCAAGGCGGGCATCGACACCCGCAACGCCGCCTTCAACCGGCTCATCGAGCGGATTGAAGAGGTGGCCACCCGCTCGCGCGCGCCCCTGCTGCTCATGGGCCCCACGGGCGCGGGCAAGTCCCAGCTCGCCAAGCGCATCTACCAGCTCAAGAAGACCCGGCGGCACGTGAGCGGGCCCCTGGTGGACGTCAACTGCGCCACCCTGCGGGGCGACGGGGCCATGTCCGCGCTGTTCGGCCACGTGAAGGGCGCCTTCACCGGAGCGGCGGCGGACCGGCCGGGCCTGCTGCGGCAGGCCCACGGGGGCCTGCTGTTCCTCGATGAGATTGGCGAGCTGGGCGCGGACGAGCAGGCCATGTTGCTGCGGGCGCTCGAGGACAAGCGCTTCCTGCCGGTGGGCGCGGACAAGGAGGTGGAGAGCGACTTCCAGCTGCTCGCGGGCACCAACCGCGACCTGCTCGCCGAGGTGGAGCGCGGCCGGTTCCGGGAGGATCTGCTCGCGCGCATCAACCTGTGGACCTTCCGGCTGCCGCCCCTGCGCGAGCGGCCCGAGGACATCCTCCCCAACCTGCTCTACGAGCTGGACCAGGCCTCGCAGGCCCTGGACACGCGGGTGACGATGAACAAGGAGGCTCAGGAGCACTTCCTGCGCTTCGCCACCTCCGCCGCGGCGAAGTGGAGCGGCAACTTCCGGGATCTCAACGCGGCGGTGCTGCGCATGGCCACGCTCGCCCCCGGCGGCCGCATCACCCGCGAGGGCGTGGACGAGGAGTGCGAGCGGCTGCGCGCCAACTGGAGCTCGGACGCGGGGCCCGCGCGGGCGGGCGCGGATGTCGTGGCCGAGGTGCTGGGCGCCGAGCGGGCCGAGGCCCTGGATCGCTTCGATCGGGCCCAGCTCGCGGAGGTGCTCGCCGTGTGCCGTGAGGCGCGCTCGCTCTCGGACGCGGGGCGGCTGCTCTTCGCCCAGTCGCGCGCCCAGAAGAAGAGCGTCAATGACGCGGACCGGCTGCGCAAGTACCTCGCCCGGTTCGACCTGAGCTGGGCGGACCTCCTGGCGTCCTGA